DNA from Amycolatopsis sp. DSM 110486:
ACGTCGCGCAGCTGTTCACGGCGGGCGCCGGAATCGTCGCGCCGACCCCGGGCGACACCAATGGCGGGCCGTTCTTCGCCGCCGACGCTGTGCACGAGGCGACCGGCCCCGACGAGGTGCGCGCGTTCGTGCGCGGCCTGGCCGAGAAGCGGGTCGATGCCGTGAAGTTCTGGCTCGACAGCCGCCACGGCACCAAGGAGAAGCTCGGCCCGGAGATCTACGAGGCCGTGATCGACGAGGCGCACGCCCACGGCATCACCGTCGCCGCGCACATCTACACGCTCGACGAGGCGAAGGCCGTCATCCGCGCGGGCGCCGACATCATCGCGCACCTGCCGCGCACGGGCACCGACGACGAGCTCATCGCGCTGCTCAAGGACAACAACGTCGCGGTGTTCACGTCGATGGCCATCCAGCGCCCGCCGGGTGAGGACTGGCTGGACGAGCCCGCGTTCGCGGACATCCTCCCGCGCGACGCGGTGGAGACCTTGCGCGCGACGATCCGCGAGAAGGCGCCGGAACCGCTGTTCGACACCGGCGCGGCCTACCGCGGCATGGAGAAGACGCTCGTCGCCCTGGCCGACGCGGGCGTGCGGCTGGTGTTCTCCGCCGACACGGGCCTGCTCGCGCAGATCATCGGCTTCGCCGAGCACCGCGAGCTGGAGGCTCTGGTGGCGGCCGGCCTGTCGCCGCTGGCGGCGCTGCGGCTGGCCACGGAGGTGTCGGCCGAGCTGCTGGGGCTGGCCGACCGCGGTTCGCTCACGGTGGGCAAGCGGGCGGACTTCGTTGTCCTGGACGAGGATCCGCTGGAGGACATCACGGCGACCCGCCGCATTGCCGACGTGTACCTCGAAGGCACTCGCATCGACCGGGAAGGGCTGCGCAAGGGCTGGCAGAACGCCTGACCGACGCGATACGCGGAAGGCCGGTGCCCGGACGGGTACCGGCCTTCCGCCGTGGACAGTCCCGGGGGACGGTGTGGTCCGGCCATGCCGTCCACTGTGGTCAGCCGCCGACCTTGCGGGCGCTGTCCGCCCAGTACCGGTCTCGCAGGCGGCGCCGCATGATCTTGCCCGAACCGGTCTTCGGCAGCTCGTCGACGAACTCGACCGAGCGGGGCTTCTTGTAGCCGGCCAGGTGTTGCGCGCACATGGCGATCACATCGTCCGCCGTCACCGTGAACCCGGCGCGCACCACCACGATCGCCTTCAGCGCCTCGCCCCACGTCTCGTCGGGCACGCCGACCACGGCGACCTCCGAGACTCCGGCGACGGTCGACACCACGTTCTCGATCTCCGTCGGGTAGACGTTGAATCCGCCGGTGACCACCATGTCCTTCTTGCGGTCCACCAGGTACAGGTAACCCTCGTCGTCGAACCGGCCGAGATCGCCTGTGCCGGCCCACCCGTCCGGACCGAGGATCGCGGCCGTCGCGTCGGGCAGGTGCCAGTAGCCCATCATCGTCTGGTCACCGCGCACGGTGATCTCGCCGATCTCGCCGTGGCCGACTTCGGCGCCGGTGTCGTCGACGAGCTTGACCTCCACGAACGGGCTGACCCGGCCCGCCGACCCCAGCCGCGCCGGGATCCCGCCGGCCGGGTCGAACGCGTGGTCTCGCGCCGAGAGGCACGCGATCGGGATCGGCAGCTCGCTCAGCCCGTAGAACTGCACGAACACGTCGCCGAACTCCGCACGGGCGCGGGCGAGCCGGTCCGGGGCGATCGGCGAACCGGCGTACACCACGGTGTGCAGGGAGGAGTAGTCGCCGGGCCGCTGCTCGGCGGAGAGGACGAGCAGGTTCAGCATCGTCGGCACCATCGGGAGGATGGTCACGTGGTGGGATTCGATCAGTTCCAGCACCACTGCGGGGTCGAACTTGGCGCAGGTGAGGTGTGTGGCGCCGCGCACGAAGTACGCCGGCGCCACGTATCCGCTCAGGTGGCTCAGCGGCGCGACGTGCAGTACGAGATCGTCGTCGGCCGCCGGTGGCAGCTCGAGGAGTTCGTTGCGCACCATGGCCGCCCAGGCGGCGTGGCTGAGCGTGGCGCCTTTCGGCAGGCCGGTCGTGCCGCTCGTGTAGAGGATCGCCGCGGGGTCGCCGGCGTCGGGCTTCACCGGTCGAGCGGGTTCGGCCGCGCGCAGTTCGTCCAGTGTGGTGTCGCCCGGGCCGGCCGCGACCGCGACGACGTACCGGAGGTGGGGGAGTTCGGCGCGGATCCCGGCGAGCTGCCCGGCCCACGCGGCATCGGCGAACACGACGGACGCGGCGCAGTCGTTGAGGATGTGGACGACTTCGCGCACGTGCAGCCTGGTGCTGAGCGCGGTGCGCACGAGTCCGCTTGCGAACAGGGCGTGTTCGGATTCGAAGAACTCGAGTCCGTTCGCCAACAACAGCACACCGCGGTCACCTCGGCGCAAGCCCAGCGCGGTGAGCCCACCGGCGACGCGGTGCACGCGGTCGCCGAGCTCGCGGTAGGTGAGCGCGGTGTCGCCGTCGCGCACGGCGACGCGTGAGCCGAACTGGCGGTAGGCCCGTTCGTAGAGCTCCGCGATCGTGACCCGCGCGCAGACCGGCCGGTGCACCAGCCCGTCCGCGCCGGGTGTCGCCGTGGCTGTCCCGTCGAGCATCGTCGCCCAACCTCCTTCGCCGAACACGGTCGTTGGACCGATCGGTCCGAGCACTTCTCCTGGTTGGAGATTATGCTTGTACCGATCGGTATAAACAAGGGTCGCTGGTTCAGTGGCAGCGGAGAGACGCGCGACGCAGCCGTGTGATCTGGATCGATCGGTCCAAGCACCGGTACGCTCACCGCATGAGCGACCCCGATCTGCACTTCTACTTCGACCCCGTCTGCCCCTTCGCCTGGATGACGAGCAAGTGGGTGCGCACCGTCGCGCGGCTGAAGCAGTACGACGTCGAGTGGCGGTTCATCTCGTTGCGCCTGCTCAACTCGCACATCGACTACGCAGCGCACTTCCCGCCGGAGTACGAGGAGTCGCACACGTCGGGGCTGAAGCTGCTGCGCGTGGCCGCGCGGATCCGCCGCGACCACGGACCCGAGCCGATCGGCGCCTTCTACGAGAAGCTGGGGCAGGAGACGTTCGAGCAGGACGCCGTCCCCGGTGGCACGGCCGCCGCGGTGCACCGAGGCGTGCGCGACCTCGCGACCATGGCACTCGACGTCTGCGGGCTTCCGCACGAGTACGCCGACGCGCTCGAGGACGACACCTGGGACGCCGTGATCCAGGCGGAGACCGACGTCGCCCTGACGCTGACGGGCAAGGACGTCGGCACGCCGATCCTGCACTTCGAGCCGCCGCGCGGCACCGCGCTGTTCGGCCCGGTGATCAGCCGGCTGCCCTCTGACGACGAGGCGGTCGAGCTGTGGGACCACGTCGTGGCGTTGTCGCGTTTCCCGGGTTTCGCCGAGCTCAAGCGCAGCCTGCGCGAGCAGCCGCAGCTGCCGGCCTTCGGCGTCAGCGCGGGCGAAGCCGGCAAGCAGGAGGACTGGCACGGCGGGAGCCGTCGGCAGAAGAAGTGAGACTGCGCCCGCGCGGCTGGTCGACCTGCCGGGACCTCGCCCTCGCGTCGGGACGGGGCCTCCGGCGGATATCCTTGGAACGTTCGGTCCACGAGGGGTGAAGGCGGGCGTCGGCGAGATGACGGTGACGGGATTCGAGGCGAACCGGGCACGCGTGATCGGCATCGCGGCCGAGCTGTTCGCGCGGAACGGTTACCACGGCACCGGGATCGCCGAGCTCGGCACCGCCGCGGGTCTCGGGCGGGGCGCGCTGTACCACTACATCGGCAGCAAAGAGGCCGTGCTCTACTCGATCAGCAAAGAGCAGGTCGACTCCATGAACGCCTACGCCGAGCAGCTGCTCGACGAGGACCTCGCCGCCGAGGAGCTGCTGCGGCGCATGGCCCGCGGGCTGCTGCGCAACATCGCCGAGCACCGCTCGGAGTGGGCGGTGTTCTTCCGCGAGTACACGGCGCTGACCGGCGAGTGGCGCGACCACGTGATCACCGCGCGCGAGCGCTATGAGGGCTACTGGCGCCAGGCGCTGGACAACGGCGTGCGCGCCAAGGTGCTGCGCCAGACCCCGCGCCTGCTGGTGAAGGGCATCCTCGGCATGCTCAACTACACCTACCTCTGGTACGAGCCCGACGGTGAGCTGACGCCGGACGAGGTCGCCGACATGTTCCTCGACGCGTTGATCGAGGGCATCCGCGCCTGACCCGGGCGCGCTCCGCTCAAGTTCGGCTCGCGTTTTCCTGATCGAATTTCCGTCACGGTCGGTCTTGTGCCCAATTTCTTGTACCGACCGGTCCATACAGGTATTGTCCTCGGTGATTCCAGCGCCGGACACCGGGAGGACCCATGACTTCACCACGCGACGCGGTGGTCGTCGATGTGCTGCGCACCCCTGTCGGCAAGGGGAAGCGGGGCGGCGCGCTCTCGCACGTCCACCCTGTGCACCTGCTGGCCGACGTTCTCGCCGGCCTCGTCGCGCGCAACGACCTGGACCCCGCGCTCGTCGACGACGTGATCGCCGGCTGCGTGACCAAAGCGGGAGAGCAGGCCGTGAACCCGGCCCGCAGTGCCGTGCTCGCCGCCGGGTTGCCGCTGTCGGTGCCCGCGACCACGGTCGACCGGCAGTGTGGCTCGAGCCAGCAGGCCGTGCACTTCGCAGCGCACGCGATCCAGGCCGGCGCGGCCGACGTCGTGATCGCGTGCGGCGTGGAGTCGATGTCGCGCGTGCCGATGCACTCCGACACCCAGGACGCCGACCACCTCGGCTCGCGCGTGGCCGAGCGGTTTCCCGGCGGGCTCGTCGGGCAGGGGATCTCCGCCGAGCTGATCTGCGCGCGGTGGGGGCTCGGTCGCGACGATCTGGACGCGTTTTCCGCGCAATCCCACCGTCGTGCTGCCGAATCGCAGGCCTTGTTCGCGCCGGACCTGGTCACGGTCGCCGAAGCGCCGGGGCTCACGGCCGACGAGACCGTCCGCCCGTCGACCACGGTGGACGGCCTTGCCGGCCTGCGACCGTCCTTCGTGGACGAAGCCGCCGCGAGCCGCTTTCCCGAGATCGACTGGAAGATCACGCCGGGCAACTCGTCTCCGCTCTCCGACGGCGCGGCCGGCGTGCTGTTGATGAGTGCGGCCAAGGCTGACGCTTTGGGGCTCACCCCGCGTGCCCGGATCCACGCGACGGCCGTGGTCGGAGACGACCCGATCCTCATGCTCATGGGCGTGGTGCCCGCCACCCACGCGGTGCTCGCGCGGGCCGGGCTGACCGTCGGCGACATCGACCTGTTCGAGGTAAACGAGGCGTTCGCGCCGGTGCCGCTGGCCTGGCAGCGCGAGACCGAAGTGGAGCCGGAGCGCCTCAACGTCCACGGGGGAGCGATCGCGCTCGGCCACCCGCTGGGCGCGAGCGGTGCCCGGATCCTGACCACGCTCGTCGGCGCGCTCGAACACCGCGGCGCCCGGTTCGGGCTGCAGACGATGTGCGAGTGGGGCGGCATGGCCAACGCCATGATCGTCGAGCGGCTCTGACTTTCGTCACACTTATCCGTACAGACCGATCGGTACAATCATTCCATGAATGCAGAAGACACCAGAGTCGCGCTGGTCACCGGTGCTTCGCGGGGGATCGGCGAGGGCATCGCGCGGCAGCTGCTCGACCGGGGGCTCCGGGTCGCCGGCACGTATCGCTCCGGCGGGGACCGCGTCGGGAAGCTGGCCGCGGACGCGCCCGGCCGGGTGCTGCCCGTGGCTTTCGACCTCGCGGTGCCCGATACGGCCGAAGCGCTCGTCGAGCAGGTCGCCCGGCACTGGGGCCGGCTCGACTCGCTCGTGCTCAACGCCGCGGTGTGGCAGGGCGGCAAGCTCGCCCGCGTCGACCTCGGCGACTGGTGGCGCGTGATCGAGGAGAACTTGCGCAGCACGGCCGCGCTGGTGCGCGCGGCGATCCCGTGGCTGGCCGAGGGCGCGAACCCCAGCGTCGTGCTCGTCGGGTCCGCCGTCGGAACGGTCGGCTTCCCCGGTGACACCGCGTACGCGAGTGTGAAGGCCGCTGCGGTGGGCTTCGCCCGATCGCTCGCGAAAGAGCTTGCGCCCCAAGGGGTGCGCGTGAACGTGCTGGCGCCCGGGTTCGTGGAGACCGACCTGACCGCCGCGATCCCCGACGGCGCGCGGCGGAAGATCGCCGACGCCACCGTGCTCGGCCGCTTCGGCACCGTCGAGGAGATCGCCCGCGCCGCGGTGTTCCTCGCCGAAGACGCCACGTTCTGCACGGGCACGGTACTCGCCGCCGACGGCGGCTGGACGTTGTGAGATCCAGGACTGCGAAATCCAAGACTGTGAAATCCAAGACCGTGAAATCGAGGAGGAACCGATGAGCACTGGCCTGCCCGCCGACGACTACCGCAAGCTGCGCGACGCCGTCTTCGCCACGATCTGGGAGGAGCTCGACCCGCTGGAGCACCGGATCGAGGACACCGAGAAGATTCCCTACGACATCGTGCTGCCGGCGCTGCGCGCCTGCGGCGCGTTCGGCCTGATCGTCCCGCGCGAGTACGGCGGCTCCGGCCTGTCGATCGCGCAGTACCTGCCGATCCTCGCCGAATTCGCCAAGATCCAGGGCGGGATCCGCGCGATCGTGCACGTCCACAACTCGTTCGCCCACGCGTTGTCGGAGATCGGGAGCACCGCACAGAAGAACGAGATCCTGCCGGGCGCGGCGACGGGGGAGAAGTCCCTGGCGTTCGCGCTCACCGAACCCGGCAACGGGACTGGCGCCGATCTGTCCACTGTGGCGCGTCGCGAAGGTGACGAGTACGTGCTGAACGGGCGCAAGTGGCTCATCACCAACTCCGACATCGCCTCGCACTTCCTGGTGTTCGCGAAGACGTCCGATGTGGACGTTTCCGCCCTCCTCGTGCCGCGGGACGCGCCCGGGTTCACCATCGCGCCGCTGCCGGAGACCATGGGTTGCAAGGGTGCCGAGCACGGCGAGCTGACGTTCACCGACGTGCGGGTGCCCGCGTCTTCGCTGGTCGGCGCCGAAGGTGAGGGCGGTGCGCACCTGGAGCGGGCGCTGGAGGTCAGCCGGGTGTTCATCGCGGCGTCTTCGCTCGGCACGGCGACGCGGGCGCTCGAGCTTTCGGTGAAGTACTCGCAGGAACGGGTGACGTTCGGCAAGCCGATCGCGTCGCGGCAGGCGATCCAGCGCTACCTCGCGGAGATGGCGGCCGACGTGTACGCGCTGCGCGGCATGCTGGCCGACGCCGCGGCCAAGTGGGACGCCGGCAAGCGGATCCCGGCCGAGTCGTCGCTGCTGAAGCAGTTCGGGCTGGAGGCCGTCGGGCGAGTCACCGACCGGGCGCTGCTGGTGCACGGCGGCATCGGCTACACGCGCAAGTACCCGATCGAGCGGTTGTATCGCGACGCGCGCCTCAACTGGCTGGAGGAGGGCACGCCCACGATCCAGTACCTGGTGGCCGCACGGGAGCTGCTGGACGGCTACCGGTTCGACGACGCCTTCGCCGGCTAGCCACGTCGGTGTGGTGCTGCTCGCAAACAGGCCCGGTGCCGCCGTTGCGGAGCTATCTTTGACAGCAATGTCAAACATGACTCTGGAGGTCACCATGCCGAACTCGGCGGAGCTGGTCGAATCGTTCTGGAACGAAGTCTGGAACGCGCACAACCCGGAAGCGGCCGACGATTTCGTGGTCGAGGACTTTGTGATCACCAACGCGGGCGTGCGCATCGAGGGCCGCGAGAACTTCAAGGCCTGGATCGGCGCGTTCCTCGAGCAGGTGCACGACCTGGAGCTGGAGATCGTCGAAACGTTCGAGAACCACGACGGCAGCCGCGTCGCCTCGCGGTGGCACGTGCACGGGCGCAACAACGGTGTGCTCGGGTCCGAACCGGACGGTCGGCCCATCTCCTTCAGTGGCACCGCCGTGTGGGAGATCGAAGACGGCAAGCTCGTGCACAACCACGTCGAGCGGGCTTCGTACGAGCTGCACCAGCGCCTGAACGCGGCCTGACGGGTGCGCTCGGGCCCGCTGCTCCTCGCGGCCGCTCTGGCCGGCGCGGTCGCCGGGGTCGCGGCTGTTGCGTTCGGACAGACGGTGGGCGCGCTCCGGTCGCTGGTGGCCGGTGCGCCGCCCGCCGTCGTCGTGCTCGCGCCGGTCGCCGGAGCGCTGCTGTGCGTGGCGGTGGTGCGCTTCGTACCGGACGCCGGTGGCGGCGGGATTCCGCAGGTGCGCCAGGCGTTCGCGGGCCCGCCCCTGCGCGGACGGGTCGCGGGCGCCAAGGCGCTGGCGTCCGGCGCGATGCTCGGCTCCGGCGGTTCGGGTGGCGCGGAAGGCCCGGTCGTCCACATCTCGGCGGCGCTGGGGTCGGCTTTGGCCCGCGCGGTGCGGCTGCCTCCTGCTTCGGTGCGTCCCGTCGCGGCTGCCGCCGTGGCGGGCGGGGTGGCGGCTTCGTTCGGCGCGCCGCTGGCGGGCGTGGTGCTCGTGGCGGAGGTGCTCGTCGAGGGCCTCGGCGGGGCGGAGCTCGTCGCGGTGGCGATCGGCTCGGCCGCGGGTGCGCTGACGGGCTGGGTGCTGCCGGGCGAACCGCTGCGGCTGCCGGATGTCGCGGTGGGCGGGTCTCCGTTCGGTGGTGTGGTGGCGGGGCTGTTCGGTGTGGTGCTGGCGTGGTCGTTGTACGTCGGTGGGGCTTGGTCCGGGTGGGTTCGCGGGGTGGCCGGCTCGCGGCGTCTCGTTGCCGACGAGGACCGGGTGGGCGAGGCTGATGGCCCGGGCCGACCTGGAGTTGTCGCCGGTGGCTCTTGTTCTGGCGATGCTCGTGCCGCGGTGGGTGCTGCTCGGCCGGACCGGCTCGGGACTCTCGTTCACTGGGCCTGCT
Protein-coding regions in this window:
- a CDS encoding amidohydrolase family protein, yielding MSGETVYTGARLITGEQVLDDAALVVRDGVIRQVGAAADIVAEGTVVSLRGKTVIPAIVNPHGHIGYMRGTTSDARFYSRANVVDHLHRLAYYGVSTFQSLGTDRDDTELAVRDDQRAGTLGERDVAQLFTAGAGIVAPTPGDTNGGPFFAADAVHEATGPDEVRAFVRGLAEKRVDAVKFWLDSRHGTKEKLGPEIYEAVIDEAHAHGITVAAHIYTLDEAKAVIRAGADIIAHLPRTGTDDELIALLKDNNVAVFTSMAIQRPPGEDWLDEPAFADILPRDAVETLRATIREKAPEPLFDTGAAYRGMEKTLVALADAGVRLVFSADTGLLAQIIGFAEHRELEALVAAGLSPLAALRLATEVSAELLGLADRGSLTVGKRADFVVLDEDPLEDITATRRIADVYLEGTRIDREGLRKGWQNA
- a CDS encoding class I adenylate-forming enzyme family protein, whose amino-acid sequence is MLDGTATATPGADGLVHRPVCARVTIAELYERAYRQFGSRVAVRDGDTALTYRELGDRVHRVAGGLTALGLRRGDRGVLLLANGLEFFESEHALFASGLVRTALSTRLHVREVVHILNDCAASVVFADAAWAGQLAGIRAELPHLRYVVAVAAGPGDTTLDELRAAEPARPVKPDAGDPAAILYTSGTTGLPKGATLSHAAWAAMVRNELLELPPAADDDLVLHVAPLSHLSGYVAPAYFVRGATHLTCAKFDPAVVLELIESHHVTILPMVPTMLNLLVLSAEQRPGDYSSLHTVVYAGSPIAPDRLARARAEFGDVFVQFYGLSELPIPIACLSARDHAFDPAGGIPARLGSAGRVSPFVEVKLVDDTGAEVGHGEIGEITVRGDQTMMGYWHLPDATAAILGPDGWAGTGDLGRFDDEGYLYLVDRKKDMVVTGGFNVYPTEIENVVSTVAGVSEVAVVGVPDETWGEALKAIVVVRAGFTVTADDVIAMCAQHLAGYKKPRSVEFVDELPKTGSGKIMRRRLRDRYWADSARKVGG
- a CDS encoding DsbA family protein, whose product is MSDPDLHFYFDPVCPFAWMTSKWVRTVARLKQYDVEWRFISLRLLNSHIDYAAHFPPEYEESHTSGLKLLRVAARIRRDHGPEPIGAFYEKLGQETFEQDAVPGGTAAAVHRGVRDLATMALDVCGLPHEYADALEDDTWDAVIQAETDVALTLTGKDVGTPILHFEPPRGTALFGPVISRLPSDDEAVELWDHVVALSRFPGFAELKRSLREQPQLPAFGVSAGEAGKQEDWHGGSRRQKK
- a CDS encoding TetR/AcrR family transcriptional regulator, which produces MTVTGFEANRARVIGIAAELFARNGYHGTGIAELGTAAGLGRGALYHYIGSKEAVLYSISKEQVDSMNAYAEQLLDEDLAAEELLRRMARGLLRNIAEHRSEWAVFFREYTALTGEWRDHVITARERYEGYWRQALDNGVRAKVLRQTPRLLVKGILGMLNYTYLWYEPDGELTPDEVADMFLDALIEGIRA
- a CDS encoding thiolase family protein; the encoded protein is MTSPRDAVVVDVLRTPVGKGKRGGALSHVHPVHLLADVLAGLVARNDLDPALVDDVIAGCVTKAGEQAVNPARSAVLAAGLPLSVPATTVDRQCGSSQQAVHFAAHAIQAGAADVVIACGVESMSRVPMHSDTQDADHLGSRVAERFPGGLVGQGISAELICARWGLGRDDLDAFSAQSHRRAAESQALFAPDLVTVAEAPGLTADETVRPSTTVDGLAGLRPSFVDEAAASRFPEIDWKITPGNSSPLSDGAAGVLLMSAAKADALGLTPRARIHATAVVGDDPILMLMGVVPATHAVLARAGLTVGDIDLFEVNEAFAPVPLAWQRETEVEPERLNVHGGAIALGHPLGASGARILTTLVGALEHRGARFGLQTMCEWGGMANAMIVERL
- a CDS encoding SDR family NAD(P)-dependent oxidoreductase, with protein sequence MNAEDTRVALVTGASRGIGEGIARQLLDRGLRVAGTYRSGGDRVGKLAADAPGRVLPVAFDLAVPDTAEALVEQVARHWGRLDSLVLNAAVWQGGKLARVDLGDWWRVIEENLRSTAALVRAAIPWLAEGANPSVVLVGSAVGTVGFPGDTAYASVKAAAVGFARSLAKELAPQGVRVNVLAPGFVETDLTAAIPDGARRKIADATVLGRFGTVEEIARAAVFLAEDATFCTGTVLAADGGWTL
- a CDS encoding acyl-CoA dehydrogenase family protein — encoded protein: MSTGLPADDYRKLRDAVFATIWEELDPLEHRIEDTEKIPYDIVLPALRACGAFGLIVPREYGGSGLSIAQYLPILAEFAKIQGGIRAIVHVHNSFAHALSEIGSTAQKNEILPGAATGEKSLAFALTEPGNGTGADLSTVARREGDEYVLNGRKWLITNSDIASHFLVFAKTSDVDVSALLVPRDAPGFTIAPLPETMGCKGAEHGELTFTDVRVPASSLVGAEGEGGAHLERALEVSRVFIAASSLGTATRALELSVKYSQERVTFGKPIASRQAIQRYLAEMAADVYALRGMLADAAAKWDAGKRIPAESSLLKQFGLEAVGRVTDRALLVHGGIGYTRKYPIERLYRDARLNWLEEGTPTIQYLVAARELLDGYRFDDAFAG
- a CDS encoding ester cyclase — encoded protein: MSNMTLEVTMPNSAELVESFWNEVWNAHNPEAADDFVVEDFVITNAGVRIEGRENFKAWIGAFLEQVHDLELEIVETFENHDGSRVASRWHVHGRNNGVLGSEPDGRPISFSGTAVWEIEDGKLVHNHVERASYELHQRLNAA
- a CDS encoding chloride channel protein, translating into MRSGPLLLAAALAGAVAGVAAVAFGQTVGALRSLVAGAPPAVVVLAPVAGALLCVAVVRFVPDAGGGGIPQVRQAFAGPPLRGRVAGAKALASGAMLGSGGSGGAEGPVVHISAALGSALARAVRLPPASVRPVAAAAVAGGVAASFGAPLAGVVLVAEVLVEGLGGAELVAVAIGSAAGALTGWVLPGEPLRLPDVAVGGSPFGGVVAGLFGVVLAWSLYVGGAWSGWVRGVAGSRRLVADEDRVGEADGPGRPGVVAGGSCSGDARAAVGAARPDRLGTLVHWACSGWVRAVVCGVAVGLLVFAVPGVAGVGQPGAAAGGLSVLLVLAVVKVVATGVTVGAGGVVGTIGPALFVGATVGSALPIAGGAAAGMAACLAAASRAPATAVVLAVELSGLDLLPPILLAAAMGRLAGLLTRHGVFDVPEPTRLAGG